In Clostridium sp. SY8519, one genomic interval encodes:
- the nrfD gene encoding NrfD/PsrC family molybdoenzyme membrane anchor subunit: MKKTDRKTIMTGIGGILCIIGLAAWAYQLLGKGMAMTDLRNIFSWGLYMGSFEFFIALSSGGMLLFSICYIWKVASLKPYTRVASIASFASVIAAGVAIMEDLGYPLHSVHMLLHPNLYSPLMWDVAVLGIYAILTLIAMLLQLVPGAKRFRDRRNVRLDCELYSAKLSYFALPFVVILNLVTSLMFATQNTREWWHSALIPVNAVAEAFAVGLAFMLLLAAILSPKGGMQVWGEGLRRIARYTGWAILAYLIFTAVEMVTLAWNHSAETRELLHLVTGTYGLLFWLQILLPLTAMIGFFAVRRPGRKVYGILSVFVMIGIFIQRMMLLLPAFNAVPMTLQINGAESSLWTYPAALGIFEPGEKVFATFWNYTPTPLEWCAAMLPVGIVILAIALGVKFFPLIPHTWEKQVIEEEK; the protein is encoded by the coding sequence ATGAAAAAGACAGACAGAAAAACAATCATGACAGGAATCGGCGGCATCCTCTGTATCATCGGTCTGGCTGCCTGGGCCTACCAGCTTCTCGGGAAAGGAATGGCAATGACAGATCTGAGGAATATTTTTTCCTGGGGGCTGTATATGGGTTCTTTTGAGTTCTTTATCGCACTGTCTTCCGGCGGCATGCTGCTTTTTTCGATCTGCTATATCTGGAAGGTGGCTTCCTTAAAGCCATATACCCGGGTGGCCAGTATCGCCTCTTTTGCCAGCGTCATCGCGGCCGGTGTGGCCATTATGGAGGATCTGGGCTACCCGCTGCATTCGGTGCATATGCTGCTTCACCCGAATCTCTATTCGCCGCTGATGTGGGATGTGGCAGTGCTTGGAATCTACGCCATCCTGACGCTGATCGCCATGCTTTTACAGCTGGTTCCCGGGGCAAAACGGTTCCGTGACCGGAGAAATGTACGACTGGACTGCGAGCTGTATTCAGCAAAGCTCAGTTATTTCGCACTTCCCTTTGTGGTGATTTTAAATCTGGTGACCAGTTTGATGTTTGCTACGCAGAATACAAGAGAATGGTGGCATTCCGCGCTGATTCCCGTCAATGCGGTGGCAGAGGCTTTTGCCGTGGGACTGGCGTTTATGCTTCTTCTGGCAGCGATTCTTTCACCAAAAGGAGGCATGCAGGTCTGGGGAGAAGGACTGCGCAGAATCGCCAGATATACCGGATGGGCCATTCTCGCCTATCTGATCTTTACGGCAGTGGAAATGGTGACGCTGGCCTGGAACCATTCGGCGGAAACCAGGGAACTGCTGCATCTGGTGACCGGAACTTACGGCCTTTTGTTCTGGCTGCAGATCCTTCTGCCGCTGACAGCCATGATCGGCTTTTTCGCAGTCAGACGGCCCGGGCGGAAGGTATATGGCATCCTGAGCGTTTTTGTCATGATCGGAATTTTTATCCAGCGCATGATGCTGCTGCTTCCGGCGTTCAATGCTGTGCCCATGACGTTGCAGATCAATGGGGCGGAGAGCAGTCTGTGGACCTATCCGGCGGCACTTGGCATATTTGAACCGGGAGAGAAAGTGTTTGCCACTTTCTGGAATTATACGCCTACGCCGCTTGAGTGGTGCGCGGCGATGCTTCCGGTTGGAATTGTGATCCTGGCAATTGCCCTTGGGGTGAAATTCTTCCCGCTGATTCCGCATACCTGGGAGAAACAGGTCATAGAAGAAGAAAAGTAG
- a CDS encoding 4Fe-4S dicluster domain-containing protein produces MRYGMVIDLDKCIGCQTCAVVCHMHNAQPPGTWWNRVFTQGAEYHESAVGKDGNYKIEFLPLSCQMCENPACEKVCPTGATYTNEQGVVLVDYNRCIGCRTCMAACPYGVRQFNWQNAKKAKKDLGYDYGYPHDATEKPNRLVYTQNRPTGVVEKCTFCAQYVQNGELPACVRACPGKARFFGDLDDPKSEVNQLISKKQVHRLREDYGTAPKVYYISSSKTKNIEEAAK; encoded by the coding sequence ATGCGCTACGGCATGGTAATAGATCTGGATAAATGCATCGGCTGTCAGACCTGCGCAGTCGTATGTCATATGCATAACGCGCAGCCGCCGGGAACCTGGTGGAACCGGGTGTTTACCCAGGGAGCGGAATATCATGAATCGGCCGTGGGAAAGGATGGAAATTACAAGATCGAATTTCTGCCTCTGTCCTGCCAGATGTGTGAAAATCCTGCCTGCGAAAAGGTATGCCCCACGGGAGCTACTTATACGAACGAACAGGGAGTGGTCCTGGTGGATTACAATCGCTGCATCGGCTGCCGGACCTGTATGGCCGCCTGCCCGTACGGGGTCCGTCAGTTTAACTGGCAGAACGCGAAAAAGGCAAAAAAGGATCTGGGGTATGACTACGGATATCCCCATGATGCCACAGAAAAGCCGAACCGCCTGGTGTATACGCAGAACCGGCCCACCGGTGTGGTGGAAAAATGTACGTTCTGCGCGCAGTATGTACAGAACGGAGAGCTGCCGGCCTGCGTCCGGGCGTGTCCGGGGAAGGCAAGATTTTTCGGGGATCTGGATGATCCGAAATCCGAAGTCAACCAGCTGATCAGCAAAAAACAGGTCCATCGTCTTCGGGAAGATTATGGCACTGCGCCGAAGGTTTACTATATTTCCTCAAGCAAGACGAAAAATATTGAGGAGGCGGCAAAATGA
- a CDS encoding molybdopterin-dependent oxidoreductase — translation MLEDKLKMTRRSFLKASAAAGAAAAVGGIEYAAEEHQASAAEAPDLKYVRTTCSPNCTGGCGQKACVQNEEIKYIIQASDYEDPEHNPRGCLKGLSYSNLIYGPQRMKGPQIRVGKPGSTNPADYKNVDWTTALDYTGDKLREIIKKYGPESVAVTVQVAGTGHVCKGALIRLATLNGFSVLGGYEMNGDLPMSAPETFGVQSEELDTYCWTDAKYLIVFGSNPLQTRIPDAHFLTEARENGTKVLVFDPCFTATASKADEWYSIKPSCDAAVANGFSKVILDEKLYDADFLRTYTDMPLLIRKDTKKRLLAREVKGLSVPAGMPEYREAYVAYNGKLITVNPEKLNLPLNTQLEGEIKVPLKNGKTVTCCPTFELTRQMLAEYTPERVEEMSDMPASEIKRLAREIATVKPLHIIYGASNYQWYHGDLKGRAMALLCALTGNYGHLGDGLSTYAGQYKLRYSSTGQWWSVPDEPNRSAAGMSFAYMLRGKTETMTCPYPKHGIKAWLVYCCNPFDQHNMNNILRQQVENGDLELVVNFDFQQTTTSRYAHVNLPGVSWYEKEELVSTPCHPYIQMMNPAIKPLYDCKHELWIVRELADRIHPGDKKKYFYGDMDPDKATEEVIKLTMEKGNFELEGVTLEKLKKGPVKFKHANPGRKRIAFYEQIHDKVPFPPQSYPVPLAKTAQFVKSGRMEFYKDEDMFLKLGESLPVHKPPFEETEYQLNPKARELYPFTYVTRNSIHRVHSTHANNEMMRELQDDSAKVYLNPEDAAKKGIAAGDMVEVFNDRGKLLAEAVLDPGIRTQMCIFEEGWWSRYTHGTSYNTLIYPWINPIHEVYFVSQMWAPNTAWNECLVDYRKAGDQ, via the coding sequence TATGTCAGAACGACCTGTTCTCCCAACTGTACCGGAGGATGCGGCCAGAAGGCATGTGTACAGAATGAGGAGATCAAATATATCATACAGGCATCGGATTATGAGGACCCGGAGCATAATCCCCGGGGGTGTCTGAAAGGGCTGTCCTACTCCAACTTAATTTACGGCCCCCAGCGCATGAAAGGGCCGCAGATCCGTGTCGGCAAACCGGGTTCCACAAACCCGGCGGACTATAAGAATGTGGACTGGACCACTGCCCTGGATTATACCGGAGATAAACTGCGGGAAATCATAAAAAAATACGGCCCGGAGTCGGTGGCTGTGACCGTTCAGGTGGCAGGTACCGGACATGTATGCAAGGGTGCGCTGATTCGCCTGGCGACCCTGAACGGATTCAGCGTTCTGGGTGGTTATGAAATGAACGGGGATCTTCCCATGTCCGCGCCGGAAACCTTCGGCGTACAAAGTGAAGAACTGGATACCTACTGCTGGACAGACGCGAAATATCTGATTGTCTTTGGATCCAACCCGCTGCAGACCCGTATTCCGGATGCCCATTTTCTGACGGAAGCAAGGGAAAACGGAACCAAAGTCCTGGTATTTGATCCCTGCTTCACAGCGACCGCATCCAAGGCGGATGAGTGGTATTCCATTAAGCCATCCTGTGACGCGGCAGTGGCAAACGGATTTTCCAAAGTGATCCTGGATGAAAAACTGTATGATGCGGATTTCCTGCGTACCTATACCGATATGCCGCTTCTGATACGGAAAGACACGAAAAAACGTCTGCTGGCCAGAGAGGTCAAAGGACTGTCTGTGCCTGCGGGAATGCCGGAGTACCGGGAAGCCTATGTGGCTTATAACGGAAAGCTCATTACGGTAAATCCGGAAAAACTGAATCTGCCGCTGAATACGCAGCTGGAAGGAGAAATAAAGGTACCGCTGAAAAACGGGAAGACGGTGACCTGCTGTCCGACCTTTGAACTGACCAGACAGATGCTGGCAGAATACACGCCGGAACGTGTGGAAGAAATGTCTGATATGCCGGCTTCGGAAATCAAGCGGCTGGCACGGGAGATTGCCACGGTCAAACCGCTGCATATTATTTACGGAGCTTCCAATTACCAGTGGTATCACGGGGATCTGAAGGGAAGGGCAATGGCCCTGCTCTGCGCGCTGACCGGGAATTACGGACATCTGGGGGACGGCCTGTCCACCTATGCCGGACAGTACAAGCTGCGGTATTCCAGTACCGGGCAGTGGTGGAGCGTGCCGGATGAGCCGAACCGTTCCGCAGCGGGAATGTCCTTTGCCTATATGCTGAGGGGAAAGACGGAGACTATGACCTGTCCGTATCCGAAGCATGGAATCAAAGCGTGGCTGGTATACTGCTGCAATCCCTTTGATCAGCACAATATGAACAATATCCTGCGGCAGCAGGTGGAAAACGGCGATCTGGAGCTGGTGGTGAACTTTGATTTCCAGCAGACCACAACCAGCAGATATGCCCATGTCAATCTGCCCGGAGTATCCTGGTATGAAAAGGAAGAACTGGTGTCTACCCCCTGTCATCCCTACATCCAGATGATGAACCCGGCCATCAAGCCCCTGTATGACTGCAAACATGAACTCTGGATCGTACGGGAACTGGCGGACCGTATCCATCCGGGAGACAAAAAGAAATATTTTTACGGAGATATGGATCCGGACAAGGCGACGGAAGAAGTCATTAAACTGACGATGGAAAAAGGCAACTTTGAACTGGAAGGCGTTACGCTGGAAAAACTGAAAAAAGGTCCGGTGAAATTCAAACACGCTAACCCGGGACGGAAACGGATCGCGTTTTATGAGCAGATTCACGACAAAGTGCCGTTTCCGCCGCAGAGCTACCCGGTTCCCCTGGCGAAAACCGCCCAGTTTGTAAAAAGCGGACGGATGGAATTCTATAAAGATGAAGACATGTTCCTCAAACTGGGAGAATCCCTGCCGGTCCATAAGCCGCCGTTTGAGGAAACGGAGTATCAGCTGAATCCGAAGGCCAGGGAGCTGTATCCGTTTACATATGTAACAAGAAACAGTATCCACCGTGTGCATTCCACCCACGCCAATAATGAGATGATGCGGGAACTGCAGGATGACAGCGCCAAAGTGTACCTGAATCCGGAGGATGCCGCAAAGAAGGGAATCGCTGCCGGAGATATGGTGGAAGTTTTCAATGACCGGGGAAAACTGCTGGCAGAAGCCGTACTCGATCCGGGCATCCGGACACAGATGTGTATATTTGAAGAGGGATGGTGGAGCCGGTATACCCATGGAACTTCTTATAACACGCTGATTTATCCGTGGATCAATCCGATTCACGAGGTCTACTTTGTTTCCCAGATGTGGGCACCGAATACCGCGTGGAATGAGTGCCTGGTAGATTACAGAAAGGCTGGTGATCAGTAA